One part of the Candida albicans SC5314 chromosome R, complete sequence genome encodes these proteins:
- a CDS encoding serine C-palmitoyltransferase (Ortholog(s) have serine C-palmitoyltransferase activity, role in sphingolipid biosynthetic process and SPOTS complex localization), producing MASSIIVTTTTTTTTTTATAIAQQHYSALPLSAAWELLSSTFQEDFVTALNNLEYIPGGSIILRYIKSSYQNDPIRSLLEFCLVLFALSYFLSSKKKENKSELVRFSRKEIDELCDEWEPAPLVNEVTELENWELKSVPEIIGQNGAHVKLNNKTAVNLASQDFLNLNENDRIKESARVEIRSAGVGACGPPNFYGTQDVHVRLEEDLARYLDSEQAIIYGQDFVTAGSVIPAFLKRGDLCVVDSGVNIALQKALIVSRADIEWYDHNDVDHLEQILSQLKPVLDRQKPIRRRFIITEGLFANSGDIANLPRIVELKNKYKYRLFLDESLSIGVLGGTGKGLPEHYGVSRDEISITIGSMANSFASSGGFCVGVNPMVHHQRISSNAYVFSASLPPYSAKVTSQAIREISAPENLDPTTGKSKLMVQLHKKTVDVYDRLEAALEKLPMHIVSSPQSPMIHLRLREKVREQLNLPLMYGNSTFITTGKPAKLLNEFDEYLNLESFILQKVIDYVLEHEGILITRSKLILEHENLPVLPPHLLIMINIGVKEEELDRVVEVLPKAIENVFSNIKSEEDLLQLRDELVNY from the coding sequence ATGGCATCTTCAATAATTGttaccacaaccacaaccacgACTACGACTACTGCAACAGCTATAGCTCAGCAGCATTACAGTGCATTGCCATTATCAGCTGCATGGGAGTTATTGTCATCTACGTTTCAAGAAGACTTTGTCACCGCTTTGAACAACTTGGAATACATACCTGGGGGTAGTATCATTTTGAGATATATTAAATCATCTTACCAGAATGATCCTATAAGATCTTTGCTTGAATTTTGTTTAGTTCTTTTTGCCCTATCATATTTTTTGAgttcaaagaaaaaggaaaacaaGTCGGAATTGGTAAGGTTTTCTCGTAAAGAGATCGATGAGTTGTGTGATGAATGGGAACCAGCTCCTTTGGTCAATGAGGTTACCGAGTTGGAAAATTGGGAATTGAAATCAGTGCCAGAGATCATAGGTCAAAATGGTGCTCATGTGAAATTAAATAACAAGACGGCAGTGAACCTTGCTTCACAGGATTTCCTTAATCTTAACGAGAACGATAGAATTAAAGAATCAGCCAGAGTAGAAATTAGATCGGCCGGTGTGGGTGCATGTGGTCCACCAAACTTTTACGGGACCCAAGATGTCCACGTCAGATTGGAAGAAGATTTGGCTCGTTATTTGGACTCTGAGCAGGCTATCATTTATGGGCAAGATTTTGTTACTGCTGGTTCCGTTATACCTgcatttttgaaaagagGTGATTTGTGTGTGGTTGACAGTGGTGTTAATATTGCATTACAAAAGGCGTTAATTGTTAGCAGAGCCGATATTGAATGGTATGATCACAATGATGTCGACCATTTGGAACAAATTTTGTCACAATTGAAACCAGTTTTAGACAGACAGAAACcaataagaagaagatttatcATCACAGAAGGGTTGTTTGCCAATTCCGGTGATATTGCCAACTTGCCAAGAATAGtggaattgaaaaacaagtACAAGTATAGACTCTTTTTGGACGAATCATTGTCTATTGGTGTTTTAGGTGGCACTGGTAAGGGTTTGCCGGAACACTATGGGGTTTCAAGAGATGAAATTTCCATCACTATTGGTTCCATGGCTAATTCTTTTGCGTCATCTGGTGGATTTTGTGTTGGTGTTAATCCAATGGTGCACCATCAAAGAATCTCATCCAATGCCTATGTCTTTAGTGCATCGTTGCCCCCATATTCGGCCAAAGTTACTTCCCAAGCAATTAGAGAAATTCTGGCACCAGAAAACTTGGATCCGACCACTGGAAAATCGAAATTAATGGTTCAATTGCATAAAAAGACTGTTGACGTGTACGACAGATTGGAAGCTGCACTTGAAAAGTTACCAATGCACATCGTGTCATCCCCTCAATCGCCTATGATACATTTGAGATTGAGAGAGAAGGTCAgagaacaattgaatttgccATTGATGTATGGTAACTCCACATTTATCACCACGGGGAAGCCTgcaaaattgttgaatgaGTTTGACGagtatttgaatttggaaAGTTTTATCTTACAAAAAGTTATTGATTATGTTTTGGAACATGAAGGCATATTAATAACCAGAAGTAAGTTGATTTTAGAACATGAAAACTTGCCAGTGTTGCCACCacatttgttgataatgataaacaTTGGTGTTAAAGAAGAGGAACTCGATCGTGTTGTTGAGGTCTTGCCAAAAGCAATCGAAAATGTATTTAGTAATATCAAATCAGAAGAAGATTTGTTACAATTGAGAGATGAACTTGTTAATTATTAA
- a CDS encoding putative ubiquitin-protein ligase (Ortholog(s) have ubiquitin-protein transferase activity, role in cellular response to amino acid stimulus, transcription factor catabolic process and Asi complex localization) translates to MASTNNLQQQQVRRGQFNQAKLASSTIFKNLSMISFRVGVILLFLYQIYNILIVLNLHYHLGLTQDSSLNWIYRYIPDSLFQYDAEFFNDTKYMKTPGAQVMVGPTSDMYWPIFLTFCLSSFIETFIASIEGKKPYTESGITIFEHSLAFQEFSSNGAFFFGSSKYYKRPTEQVLLTTLFSILNHLNIHIGAIINDNKYRLIPSTVFGMTFLGYFISSFTNGWGFLQFPLILVLTFTPQVLILFIILISLAIFLLAVVVNGFRLRGLNYASLFMRDSRNELDEEDTNSLIKNLNINLNDDFYTALLNVGILAITSAGRSSYITELSLVNLEDETWVDRSIWERLKWAGHSSRNGTSRGVVQYLQENQLVGYGNVIAKPTQRLISGNYLGDYESSNIGGRTSVLKKRTLYLKDMIVYTWQLLYGLVVDSFILEYIPNLFKKVVLGKKIEKRPYWEEETEDEFEKRKLKTPPFLRKYVTRRVSRKKKDLVNIDSFTQDEVSQSYAKILLSTNDISEVDNSGDYNEVIEEETDLEYDSDVDEVVFTPGTVASRNPTFAQKQAILPIHELFDGKELHDVLVSSNTTYLDILQKHMQYGEENGRLTRSKYQSLAFSPSSSFQSTDKFLGRTEEDSETARLLDILISKRLEKGEQSSRDDDSARSLDCVICQTNVREIITWPCKCFAICESCRLSLVSKGIEGCVCCRREVEGVSKIFIP, encoded by the coding sequence ATGGCCtcaacaaataatttacaGCAACAGCAAGTGAGGAGGGGCCAATTCAACCAAGCAAAGTTGGCGAGCAGTactattttcaaaaatttgagTATGATAAGTTTTAGGGTGGGAGTtatattgttgttcttgtatcaaatttataacatcttgattgttttgaatttgcATTACCACTTGGGGCTAACACAGGACTCCAGTCTAAATTGGATATACCGATACATTCCTGACCTGTTGTTCCAGTATGATGCTGAGTTTTTCAACGACACCAAATACATGAAGACACCCGGGGCACAGGTTATGGTCGGACCCACAAGTGACATGTACTGGCCAATCTTTTTAACATTTTGTTTACTGTCGTTTATTGAAACGTTTATTGCGTCGATCGAAGGTAAGAAACCTTATACAGAGAGCGGGATCACAATATTTGAACATTCTTTAGCGTTTCAAGAGTTTAGCAGTAACGGGGCATTTTTCTTTGGGAGTTCCAAGTATTACAAGCGACCAACAGAGCAAGTCCTTCTCACCACGTTGTTTCTGATCTTGAATCATTTGAACATTCACATTGGTGCTATAATTAATGACAATAAGTATAGGTTAATACCGCTGACAGTTTTTGGTATGACGTTTTTGGGTTACTTCATTAGCTCATTTACCAATGGCTGGGGCTTTTTGCAGTTCCCGCTTATATTGGTTTTGACTTTTACTCCCCAAGTGCTTATATTGTTTATCATATTGATCAGCTTGGCAATCTTTTTGTTGGCCGTGGTTGTCAATGGATTCCGGTTACGAGGTCTCAATTATGCTAGTTTGTTTATGCGTGATTCTCGAAATGAGTTGGATGAGGAGGATACAAATCTGTTGATAAAGAACTTGAATATCAACCTCAATGATGATTTCTACACTGCATTGTTAAATGTGGGAATTTTGGCAATCACACTGGCGGGGAGGTCAAGCTATATTACCGAATTAAGTCTAGTTAATCTAGAGGATGAAACTTGGGTAGATAGAAGCATTTGGGAGAGATTAAAGTGGGCAGGCCACTCTTCTCGAAATGGAACATCGCGGGGTGTTGTCCAGTACTTGCAGGAAAACCAACTCGTTGGTTATGGTAATGTCATAGCTAAACCCACACAAAGGTTAATTTCAGGAAACTATTTGGGCGATTACGAGAGCAGCAACATTGGTGGAAGGACCAGCGttttgaagaaaagaacTTTGTATTTGAAGGATATGATCGTGTACACTTGGCAATTATTGTACGGTTTGGTGGTTGATAGCTTTATTTTGGAATACATACCAAACTTGTTCAAAAAGGTTGTTTTGGGTAAGAAGATCGAGAAACGGCCATACTGGGAAGAAGAGACCGAAGACGAGTTTGAAAAGAGAAAGTTAAAGACCCCGCCATTTTTACGAAAATACGTGACAAGACGAGTTAGTCGTAAGAAAAAAGACTTGGTTAATATCGACTCCTTTACGCAAGATGAGGTTTCCCAGTCGTACGCTAAGATATTACTATCAACCAACGACATTTCCGAAGTGGATAATTCTGGTGATTACAATGAGGTTATAGAGGAGGAGACTGATTTGGAATATGATTCTGATGTGGATGAAGTTGTTTTCACTCCGGGAACTGTGGCATCTCGAAACCCTACATTTGCACAAAAACAAGCTATATTACCAATACATGAACTTTTTGATGGCAAGGAATTACACGATGTGCTTGTGTCATCCAACACGACATACTTGGATATATTACAGAAACACATGCAGTATGGAGAAGAGAACGGAAGATTGACCAGATCCAAGTATCAATCATTAGCATTCCTGCCACTGCTGCTGTTTCAGTCAACCGATAAATTTTTAGGGAGAACTGAAGAGGATAGTGAAACTGCTAGATTATTGGatatattaatttcaaagaGGCTTGAAAAGGGCGAGCAAAGTAGTCGCGACGACGACAGTGCCAGATCCTTGGACTGTGTGATCTGCCAGACAAATGTTCGAGAAATCATTACTTGGCCATGTAAATGCTTTGCTATTTGTGAGAGCTGTAGATTGAGTTTAGTTAGTAAAGGAATTGAAGGATGTGTGTGTTGCAGAAGAGAAGTTGAAGGTGTGTCgaaaatttttattccATAA